GCTCGCCGGCCCGGAAAGCCATTTCGCGGCCGCCGAGCAGCTTCTCCTCAAATTCCACGGCACCTATCAGGGCTATGACCGCGACAGCGCCACCGAGCTGAAGCAGCAAGGGCTGGAGAAGCAGTGGGAGTTCATGGTCCGGGCGAAGATCCCGGGCGGACGGCTCACGCCCGAGCAGTATCTGGCGCTGGACGCGCTTGCCGAGCGCCATGGCGGAGGCAATCTGCGCATCACCACGCGCCAAGGCGTGCAGTTCCACGGCATCATCAAGCGCGACTTGAAGGCGACGATCGCCGCCATCAACCGGGCGCTGCTCACCACCTTCGCGGCGTGCGGGGATGTGGTCCGCAACGTCACCGCCACGCCGGCGCCGATCGCGGACGCGGTGCATCGCCGCTTGCAGGCGGACGCCAAGATGCTCTCCGAGGAGCTGGCGCCGAAGACCAACGCCTATCACGAGATCTGGCTCGACGGCGAAGCGGTCGCGGGGGAGGTTGACGAGCCGCTCTACGGACCGAGCTATCTGCCGCGCAAATTCAAGATCGGGTTGGCCACGCCCGAGGACAATTCCATCGACGTGCTGACCAACGATCTCGGCATCATCGCCTTGTTCGAGGGCGAGCGTCTCGTGGGCTACAACCTTGCTCTCGGCGGCGGCCTCGGCATGACCCACAACAAGCCGAAGACCTATCCCAGGCTCGCCACACCGATCGCCTTCATCGAGCCGGACGGGCTGCTGGCGGGCGTCAAAGCCGTCATCCAGCTCCAGCGCGACCATGGCGACCGCGCCGACCGCAAGCATGCGCGGCTCAAATATCTGGTCCAAGAGAACGGCGTCGATTGGACGCGGGCGACGCTCGAAGGCATCTTCGGCCGCACGCTCGCCGATCCCAAGCCGATGCCGCCCTTCCGCGTCATCGACCACACGGGCTGGCACGAGCAGGGCGATGGACGCTGGTATTTCGGCCTCGCCATCGCCAATGGCAGGGTCAAGGACGAGGGCAGCTTGCGGCTGCGCACAGCACTCCGCACGGTGATCCAGCGTTTCCGCCCGACACCGATCCTGACGCCGGGCCAAGGCATCATCCTGGGCGACGTCGATGCCGCCGACAGGGCGGAAATCGAAGCAGTCCTCAGCCAGCATGGCGTGAGCCTGCCCCATGCGCTGAAGCCGATCGCGCGCTGGGCGCTCGCCTGCCCGGCCTTGCCGAGCTGCGGGCTGGCGCTCAATGAGGCCGAGCGCATCCGGGTACCGCTCATCGCCGAGATCGAGGCCGTCCTCGTTCGCCACGGTCTCGGCGATGAGGAGATCAGCGTGCGCATCACCGGCTGCCCGAATGGCTGCGCCCGACCCTATGCGGGGGATATCGGCATCGTCGGCCGCACGCCCCGGGAATACGCACTCTATCTTGGCGGCGATTTCGCCGGGACCAGGCTCAACCGGTTGGTGTTCGAGCGGATCGACCTAGCCGAGATCGCCGCCACCTTGGAGCCGCTGTTCGAGGCTTTCGCCCGCGATCGGTGGCCCGGTGAAGGCTTCGGCGATTTCTGCCACCGGCGGAGCAATGCCGAGCTCATCGCGCTGGTGGACGCGGCGCGGCCGCCCGCGGCCCGGGTCGCCTGATGTATCCGATCAGCCTCGATCTCAAACAAATCCGCGTGGGCCTGGTCGGGCGCGGCTTTCGCGCCGTCCGCCGCTTGGCGTTGCTCGATGCCGAAGCCGCCGGCGATGTCCGGGTCTTCTCCGATGCGCCCTCGCCGGAGCTCCTCGGCCGGGCGGGCAAGCGGCTGACGCCGAGGCTGCCCTTCGTCGAAGATCTCAGGCGGCTCCAGGTGCTGTTCATTGCCGATCTCGATTGGAAGACGGCGTCGCGCCTGGCCGAGCGTGCCGATCGCATCGGCCTCATCGTCAATGTCGAGGACGAGACGAAGCTCTCCACCTTCCATTCGGCCGCCGCCCTAAGGCGCGGCGATTTCACCGTTGCGATCTCGACCAACGGCAAGAGCCCGGCGATGGCGAGCCTTTTGCGCCGGCATCTCGAAGGCCTGTTCGGGCCGGATTGGGAGCGCCAGGCGGTAGCGGCGGCGGAGCGCCGGCAGCGCCTCAAGCGCGAGGGCGCCGACGGCCAGCGCATTCTGGCCGAGACGAGCCTGCTCCTGGGCCTGCCCGCTCCGCGGCATGCGCCGGCGCCCGTGGCGAACGACAACGCCATCCCCGCCGCAGCTGCGCAGGAAGAGCCGCGCCGCTTCTCCTGAGCCTCGCCGGTGCCGCACGAGCGAGCGATCTTCGTGCTTCGCCCGCGCGCAGCATCCTAAGAAGCGATCAATCCACAGCGCTCTTGGCCTTCCCGGTTTCGGCGATGGCGTAATATTCCCTGGGACCGGTGCCGCGCACGGCCATGAACACCCGATAGAACTGCGAGTAGCTGCCGAAGCCGGCGTCCAGCGCGGCGGCGAGCAAGGGCGGCGCGATCGAGCGCGTCATCAGCGCATCGACGCGCTCGAGCCGTCTCTCGGTGCGAAACTGGGCGAGGCTGCGACCGGTGTCGGAGCGGAAGACCCTGCCCAAGCGGGACAGGCTGAGGCCGGCTTGCTTGGCGATCAGGGCGAGCGGCACTTCCGGATCGGCCCGCAGGATATCCGCCGCCCGGCGGACCGCCGGATGAATTTTGAGCCCGGCCTTTGCCGGTGCCTCCTGCCAGGCGATCCAAGCCCTCGCCATCCACCACCGGAGACCCGCGGCGATCAGCGCTGGATCGCCGGATCTGCGCAGCGTCGCCGCCACAAGGCCGAGCTCCGCAGCGGCGCCGTCGTCGATGCGGCGCGCGTCCGGGCTATGGCCCATTTCGGCCGCCAGCGGGGGCGGGTACAGCGTCCCCGGCCGCAAGACCGAGGGTGCCGAGACCAGCACCCACATGTCGAAATCAGGGCTCTCGGACAGAAGGAAGTGCGATTGATCGGTGTGCGCCCATAGCAGCATGCCCGCTCGAAGCGTCAGGATCCGATCGTCGATGAGATAGCGCATCCGGCCCTGGATGGCGAAGAACGCCGCCAGCTCGAGGTGGCTGCGCGGTGCGGTCTCGTGGATCCGCCGATCCGAGCGCAGCCAGCATCGTCCCGGTGTACCGGCAGGTAGGTATCGCTTTGCTTCCGTCACAGCGGAAAATGCAATCTTTTCGATCGAAGATGCATAGATTGCCTCGATTCTCTTCCTTACTCTGCACCAAACTGCAATGGCCGCCAAGGAGGAGAGAATGCAGGCCGAGGAGATCAAAGCCGGGTTCCGCCGCACGGGCTTCTGCATCCTGGAGGGGGCCTTGACGGCTGGCGAGCTGGCCGGCCTCCGATCGGCCTGCGATGTCCTGCTCGAGGAGAAGCCGGATGACGGTGGGGGCAAGTTCCATGACATCGGCCGCGGCGAGGCACGCCGCTTCCTGCGCCATCGCCATAGGGACTTCCCCGCGCTCGAGGCCTTCGTGCTTGGCGAGAAGGTGGGCAACCTTGCCGCGACGCTGCTTGGCCACGCTCCCTACCTCTTCAACGAGCAGTTCGTGGTGAAGGGTGCGAGGACCGGGGCGAGCTTCGCTTGGCACCAGGACGGCGCCTATGTCGGGTTCGCTCACAAGCCATACCTCACGCTATGGATCGCGCTCGACGAGGCGACCGAAGAGAATGGCTGCGTCTACGTGCTTCCGCGGCATCTCGACGTGGATGAGAGCCTGGTGCCGCATCGCTGGGATCCGGCAGGCAAGGAGAAAATCGGCTACGAGGGACCGGAGCGCGGTGTGCCGCTCATCGGCCCCGCGGGCATGGCCGTCGCCTTTTCCTCGACCACGCTCCATAGCTCGGGTGCGAACGCCACCGATCGCGTTCGCCGCGCCTATATTTGCCAGTACTCCGCCGAGCCGATCATCGATCCGACGACCGGAGCCGCCAAGCACTTCGCCAAGCCTCTAGGCGCTCGTCGATGAGCTGTGCCTAATTTACCAGCTATGCGGCAGCACGCCGCGCGCGTTTCCGGCGTGGGGAAATAGCGCCGAGCTCTTCGAGGCGCACGGGCGCACGATTGGGAAATGTCGCCACCAGCTCAAGCTCTCCACCGATCGCCTTCAGGAACGCGCGCAGCGTCGAGATGTACATGTCGCTGCGCGCCTCGAGCTTCGAAACGGCCTCCTGGCCCACCTTCAGCCGTTTCGCCATCGCCGCTTGCGTCTTGCCTATGGCCTTGCGCAGGTCCCGCAGGGACATCTCCTCGGCAATGATCTCGCGCGCGCGAGCCTCGACCCTCCGACGCTCGTCTGCGGGAAGCGCCGAGACGATCTCATTCAATGTTCGTGCCATCTGGACCTCCATCTCACTTGCGGGTTCGAAGGGCCTGCATCCGGCGTAGATGGGCGTCGAACCGCTTGTCGGCGAATGCGATCAAACGTCGATAGAACGCCTTCTCGCTTCGTCCGCTCTTGTCGCCTGCCACGAGCAGAATAGCCCGCCGCTCGGGATCGAAGGCGAAGGCAGCTCGCCAGACGCCGCCATCCGCATCGAAGCGCAATTCCTTCATATTCGCGTGCTTCGAGCCATTGAGCGTATCGACCCTGGGGCGCCCGGCCAAAAGACCGAAGCGCTCGAGCAAGCGCGCTTGCGCCAGAAGCTCGATCCTCACCGCGGCAGAAAGCCTATGCAGCTCGGGTTCGAACTCCGGTGCGACGTGGACGGCCCACACCTGGATATTATGCTCTCTATGGCATATGCCGTCAATGGCATTGTAGCTATTTGAAAGGTGCTCGCCGCGATGCCTGCGCCTCGCCGCTTTGCCGCTACCAGCGGGGCGGCGCCTCGCCCATGTCCCAGAATAGGCCGGTCATGATCGCCAGCCCCTCGCGCAACAAGGACGCCAGCACATGCTCGTTGGGTGCGTGCTGGGAGCAGCCGGCATAGGAGTGCGGGACCCATATGGTCGGCAGGCCGAGCGTGTCCGTAAACACCTCATTGGGCAGCGAGCCGCCGAGATTGGGCAAGACCGCCGGCTTGGTGCCGGTGGTCCTCAAGAGCGAGGCGGCGGCCCAGCGCGCGGCGGGATGATCGGGATCGAGCCGGGTTGCCTGCATCATCTCCTTCTTGGACGCCTCGACTTTGACCTGGGCGAAGCCGTTGGCGTCGAGATGGCGGCGGATCGCCGCGATGAAGGTGTTCGGATCGGTGTCGACGGTAAAGCGGATCTGGCAATGGGCGTTGGCCCGGGGCGGCACCGCGTTGACCGGGTTCTCCGGATTGCCGGTGCGAAACGCGAGCACCTCGAAGGTGTTCCAGGCGAAGACCTTCTCGGCCGCGGTCAAGCCCGGCTCGCCCCAATAGGCATCGATCTCGGGTCCGTCATCGCCGCCGTCGATGGTGCAGTCGGCGAGTGCCACGCGCACCGAGTTCGGAATGGCGCGGGGGACGAGGTCCGGCACCAGGACCTTGCCCTCGAGGCTGATGATGGAGGCCAGCGCATGGGCGAGGATGACGCCGGGATTGGCAAGGAGCCCGCCCCAATTGCCGGAGTGGTGGCCGCCGGCGCGGAGATCGACCGAGAGATCGAAATTGAAGGCGCCGCGGGTGCCCATGAAGATGGTCGGCCGATCGGGCGCCAGCCGCGGCCCGTCCGAGCCGATGAGGAGATCGGCGGCCAGCATCTCCTTGTGCTCGGCGCAAAACGCGCCCAAGCCCGGCGAGCCGATCTCCTCGGAGGTCTCCAAGAGGAACTTCGAATTGAAGCCGAGCCGGCCGCGCTCGGCCAAGACCATGGCGAGTGCGGTCATGTTGATCGAGTGCTGCGCCTTGTTGTCGGCGGTGCCGCGCCCGTAATAGCGCTCGCCCTCCTGGACGATGCGCCAGGGCCCCAATCCCTGGCGCCATTGCGCGTCCAGGCCGCGCACCACGTCGCCATGGCCGTAGGTCAACACCGTCGGCAAGCTCGGATCCTCGATCCGCTCGGCCACCAGGAACGGCCCGCCATGGCTGACCGGGTTGTCGAAGAGGTGGATGCCATAGCCGATCGCCGCCAGCGCCGGACCGATCTCGTCGGCAAGATAGGCCTTGAGCTGCGGCCGGCTCTCCGGCACCTGGCTTTCGGTGCGGAATTGCACGCGCCGATCCAAGTCGCGCATGAAGGAGCCGTCATCCCAATAGTGCGTCGCTCGCCCGATGGCGCCGTCTCGGCTCATGGCTCGTCCCTGTCGAGAAAAAGGCCCGGCATCATGCGAGGCCGGGCCCTGAGGAGCAAGCGCGTCGGATATCAGGTTTTCAGATAACCCCGCCGCTTCATGAAGGTGGTCACCTTCTCCTGCAGATCGGCGGCCGCCAGCTCGGGCGTCTTGGTACCGGAGCAGGCCGCATTGGTCTCGTCATAGATCATGATGTTGATCTGCTCCGATTCCTTGATCGGCGGATAGATGGCGACCCGGCCCTCCATGCCGGTGAGCACGTCGGCGAGGATCGGGAACTTCTTCAAGACCGCCGGGTCCTTGAAGGCCGAGGTCCGGCAGGGCGTTCCCGTCACCAGCGCCGTCTGGGCGGAGATCTCCTGGCTGGTGAGCCAACCGACGAACAGCTTAGCCGCGTCGAGATTGCGGGTCTTGCCATTGACGGCAATGCCCCAGCCGCCGAGCAGCACCGCTTCCGGCGTCGCGCTGTGCCCGATCGATCCGGCGATCGCTGATTTCGCCGGGTCGAAGAGCGTGCTGAAACCGCCGGTCCACATGAAGCCCTGCGCCGACTGGCCGGTCGACAGGCTGTTCAGCATCTCCGGGAAATCCCAGGTGAGGTTGCCCGGCGGGCTCACCTTGCCCAGCTGCTCGGCCATGAAACGGATGGCCCGGATGGACGGCTCGGAGGCGAAGGCAGGTTGGCCTTTCGCATCGAAATACTGCCCGCCGAAGGCATGAAACAGCGTGATCCAGATACAAGCGGTCTGGATGCTCTTTCCGGCCGGCATGTTGAAGCCGTATTGCTTGTCGCGGGTGAGCTTCCGGCCGGCTTGGTAGACGGCATCCCAGGTGGCCGGCGGCTTGTCCGGGTCGAGCCCGGCAGCGCTGAGCGCCGCCTTGTTCCAGACCAGCAGCGAGGCATCGCCGATGAGCGGGATCGCCACCATGCGATTCTCGTAGCGCGCATAGGCGTCGAGCGCGCGCTGCGGATAGTCGGCCCACTCGAGCGGCGGCACGCCCTTGATCTCCTTGTCGATGCCCATGAGGTCGGCGACATAGGG
The sequence above is a segment of the Pseudomonadota bacterium genome. Coding sequences within it:
- a CDS encoding NADPH-dependent assimilatory sulfite reductase hemoprotein subunit: MEVQHGSVRSPPYICCGLYSTSFCWGIPVAGAAKSSKAEETKRLSHGLRGALTAELAGPESHFAAAEQLLLKFHGTYQGYDRDSATELKQQGLEKQWEFMVRAKIPGGRLTPEQYLALDALAERHGGGNLRITTRQGVQFHGIIKRDLKATIAAINRALLTTFAACGDVVRNVTATPAPIADAVHRRLQADAKMLSEELAPKTNAYHEIWLDGEAVAGEVDEPLYGPSYLPRKFKIGLATPEDNSIDVLTNDLGIIALFEGERLVGYNLALGGGLGMTHNKPKTYPRLATPIAFIEPDGLLAGVKAVIQLQRDHGDRADRKHARLKYLVQENGVDWTRATLEGIFGRTLADPKPMPPFRVIDHTGWHEQGDGRWYFGLAIANGRVKDEGSLRLRTALRTVIQRFRPTPILTPGQGIILGDVDAADRAEIEAVLSQHGVSLPHALKPIARWALACPALPSCGLALNEAERIRVPLIAEIEAVLVRHGLGDEEISVRITGCPNGCARPYAGDIGIVGRTPREYALYLGGDFAGTRLNRLVFERIDLAEIAATLEPLFEAFARDRWPGEGFGDFCHRRSNAELIALVDAARPPAARVA
- a CDS encoding siroheme synthase — encoded protein: MYPISLDLKQIRVGLVGRGFRAVRRLALLDAEAAGDVRVFSDAPSPELLGRAGKRLTPRLPFVEDLRRLQVLFIADLDWKTASRLAERADRIGLIVNVEDETKLSTFHSAAALRRGDFTVAISTNGKSPAMASLLRRHLEGLFGPDWERQAVAAAERRQRLKREGADGQRILAETSLLLGLPAPRHAPAPVANDNAIPAAAAQEEPRRFS
- a CDS encoding AraC family transcriptional regulator, with protein sequence MTEAKRYLPAGTPGRCWLRSDRRIHETAPRSHLELAAFFAIQGRMRYLIDDRILTLRAGMLLWAHTDQSHFLLSESPDFDMWVLVSAPSVLRPGTLYPPPLAAEMGHSPDARRIDDGAAAELGLVAATLRRSGDPALIAAGLRWWMARAWIAWQEAPAKAGLKIHPAVRRAADILRADPEVPLALIAKQAGLSLSRLGRVFRSDTGRSLAQFRTERRLERVDALMTRSIAPPLLAAALDAGFGSYSQFYRVFMAVRGTGPREYYAIAETGKAKSAVD
- a CDS encoding phytanoyl-CoA dioxygenase family protein, producing MQAEEIKAGFRRTGFCILEGALTAGELAGLRSACDVLLEEKPDDGGGKFHDIGRGEARRFLRHRHRDFPALEAFVLGEKVGNLAATLLGHAPYLFNEQFVVKGARTGASFAWHQDGAYVGFAHKPYLTLWIALDEATEENGCVYVLPRHLDVDESLVPHRWDPAGKEKIGYEGPERGVPLIGPAGMAVAFSSTTLHSSGANATDRVRRAYICQYSAEPIIDPTTGAAKHFAKPLGARR
- a CDS encoding helix-turn-helix transcriptional regulator, with amino-acid sequence MARTLNEIVSALPADERRRVEARAREIIAEEMSLRDLRKAIGKTQAAMAKRLKVGQEAVSKLEARSDMYISTLRAFLKAIGGELELVATFPNRAPVRLEELGAISPRRKRARRAAA
- a CDS encoding type II toxin-antitoxin system RelE/ParE family toxin: MWAVHVAPEFEPELHRLSAAVRIELLAQARLLERFGLLAGRPRVDTLNGSKHANMKELRFDADGGVWRAAFAFDPERRAILLVAGDKSGRSEKAFYRRLIAFADKRFDAHLRRMQALRTRK
- a CDS encoding M20 family metallopeptidase; the encoded protein is MSRDGAIGRATHYWDDGSFMRDLDRRVQFRTESQVPESRPQLKAYLADEIGPALAAIGYGIHLFDNPVSHGGPFLVAERIEDPSLPTVLTYGHGDVVRGLDAQWRQGLGPWRIVQEGERYYGRGTADNKAQHSINMTALAMVLAERGRLGFNSKFLLETSEEIGSPGLGAFCAEHKEMLAADLLIGSDGPRLAPDRPTIFMGTRGAFNFDLSVDLRAGGHHSGNWGGLLANPGVILAHALASIISLEGKVLVPDLVPRAIPNSVRVALADCTIDGGDDGPEIDAYWGEPGLTAAEKVFAWNTFEVLAFRTGNPENPVNAVPPRANAHCQIRFTVDTDPNTFIAAIRRHLDANGFAQVKVEASKKEMMQATRLDPDHPAARWAAASLLRTTGTKPAVLPNLGGSLPNEVFTDTLGLPTIWVPHSYAGCSQHAPNEHVLASLLREGLAIMTGLFWDMGEAPPRW
- a CDS encoding extracellular solute-binding protein: MTGITRRGLIATAASAALLGSSFRQAKAQAAGAAATRSLPRTYAGTTLKITWSTTPSFTQITNFCEEFTNASGIRLEFLPLLQADRYQKLILDLTSGTNAFDVYLAAYQWKDQFAPYVADLMGIDKEIKGVPPLEWADYPQRALDAYARYENRMVAIPLIGDASLLVWNKAALSAAGLDPDKPPATWDAVYQAGRKLTRDKQYGFNMPAGKSIQTACIWITLFHAFGGQYFDAKGQPAFASEPSIRAIRFMAEQLGKVSPPGNLTWDFPEMLNSLSTGQSAQGFMWTGGFSTLFDPAKSAIAGSIGHSATPEAVLLGGWGIAVNGKTRNLDAAKLFVGWLTSQEISAQTALVTGTPCRTSAFKDPAVLKKFPILADVLTGMEGRVAIYPPIKESEQINIMIYDETNAACSGTKTPELAAADLQEKVTTFMKRRGYLKT